A part of Larkinella insperata genomic DNA contains:
- a CDS encoding SusD/RagB family nutrient-binding outer membrane lipoprotein, whose product MKFYKPLVLAGLMLSTVACNNFEEMNVNPNSPLLPNTANLFTGAIRTGVGTTNSQVGPGGFNIVPALYVQQFSDVTYIEDSRYKTINFSYNGLYSGPLVNLQAIIDQNTNPATKASVATYGSNNNQIAVARILKAYIYRWITDRWGDVPYTQALKGAENFSPAFDKQQDIYNDLFKEFKEAAAQFDGGAAVKGDILLNGNATNWKKFAATQRMLMALQLSKVDPTKGKAEFTAALADGVLASNADNVRYSFLSDANNENPLYNNYVTGNRKDFAVSDVFINYLKKVNDPRLPYIAATNQRGEYTGAPYAAFPPAGPAQNFSLAASTLAAQNAPVNVVTYAEVLFAQAEAAKLGWITGDAKALYESAVKASLQQWMGAAYTDAAYTAYIAQADVAYTDAKAIEQIATQRWIALFFQGTQAWNSWRRTGYPVLKPAASPLNGGTDIPRRLAYPVSTEGTLNSANYNAVIASQGPDTQYTRIWWDKQ is encoded by the coding sequence ATGAAATTTTATAAGCCCCTTGTTTTGGCAGGGTTGATGTTGTCTACAGTAGCCTGTAACAACTTCGAAGAAATGAATGTCAACCCAAACAGTCCGTTGTTACCTAACACCGCGAACTTGTTTACGGGAGCCATTCGAACTGGCGTTGGAACAACCAATAGCCAGGTAGGTCCGGGCGGTTTTAACATTGTTCCGGCTCTATACGTACAGCAGTTCAGCGATGTTACCTACATCGAGGATTCACGGTACAAAACGATCAACTTCAGTTATAACGGTTTATATTCAGGTCCGCTGGTAAACCTACAAGCGATCATTGATCAGAATACAAATCCAGCTACCAAAGCCAGTGTAGCAACGTACGGTTCGAATAACAACCAGATTGCGGTTGCGCGGATTCTGAAAGCGTATATCTACCGGTGGATTACGGACCGTTGGGGTGATGTGCCGTATACGCAAGCTTTGAAAGGTGCGGAAAACTTTTCACCAGCTTTTGACAAGCAGCAGGATATTTACAACGACCTGTTCAAGGAGTTCAAGGAAGCAGCCGCTCAATTCGATGGTGGGGCTGCAGTAAAAGGTGATATTTTGCTGAACGGGAATGCCACGAACTGGAAAAAGTTTGCCGCAACCCAACGCATGCTGATGGCACTTCAACTTTCGAAGGTCGATCCAACCAAAGGGAAAGCTGAGTTTACGGCGGCTCTGGCTGATGGCGTTTTAGCCTCCAATGCCGATAATGTACGCTATTCCTTCCTGTCCGATGCTAACAACGAAAACCCGTTGTATAATAACTACGTGACAGGTAACCGGAAAGATTTTGCCGTTAGCGACGTGTTTATCAACTACCTGAAGAAAGTAAACGATCCGCGTTTGCCCTACATAGCAGCTACCAACCAGCGGGGCGAGTATACGGGTGCTCCATACGCAGCCTTCCCACCAGCCGGTCCGGCTCAAAACTTCTCGCTGGCGGCTTCAACACTTGCTGCGCAAAATGCTCCAGTTAATGTTGTAACCTATGCGGAAGTACTGTTTGCGCAGGCCGAAGCGGCTAAATTGGGCTGGATTACCGGTGATGCCAAGGCGCTGTACGAATCGGCGGTTAAAGCTTCGCTTCAACAATGGATGGGAGCAGCTTATACAGATGCTGCCTACACGGCTTACATTGCTCAAGCAGATGTTGCTTATACGGATGCAAAAGCTATCGAGCAAATCGCCACGCAACGTTGGATCGCTCTGTTCTTCCAGGGAACGCAGGCATGGAACTCATGGCGTCGTACGGGTTATCCGGTGTTGAAGCCGGCGGCCTCTCCGCTCAACGGCGGTACCGACATTCCCCGTCGTTTAGCCTATCCGGTTTCAACGGAAGGAACGCTGAATTCTGCCAATTACAACGCTGTCATCGCTAGCCAGGGCCCGGATACCCAATACACCCGCATCTGGTGGGATAAGCAATAA
- a CDS encoding enoyl-ACP reductase FabI, with amino-acid sequence MAYGLLKGKRGIITGALDEKSIAWQVALKAKEEGATFTLSNAPIAMRMGAIKQLAEQCEAEIISADATSLEDIENLYTKSIDALGGKIDFVLHSIGMSPNIRKNRPYGDLNYEWYQKSIDVSALSFHKMMHVAEKMDAINEWGSVVALSYIAAQRTFPFYTDMADAKAVLESIARGYGYRYGKAKNVRVNTISQSPTMTTAGSGVGGFDVFFQYAELMSPLGNATAEDCANYVVTLFSDLTRKVTMQNLLHDGGFSSVGISEDMANKMIELQQQQQQQ; translated from the coding sequence ATGGCTTACGGATTATTGAAAGGCAAGCGAGGAATCATCACCGGAGCATTGGACGAGAAATCCATTGCCTGGCAGGTAGCACTGAAAGCAAAAGAAGAAGGTGCCACATTCACGCTTTCGAACGCACCAATTGCGATGCGAATGGGTGCGATTAAACAACTGGCGGAACAATGCGAAGCCGAGATCATTTCGGCCGATGCCACGTCTTTAGAAGATATTGAAAATCTGTATACTAAGTCCATCGACGCGTTGGGCGGCAAAATCGACTTTGTGCTGCACTCTATCGGCATGAGCCCGAACATCCGCAAAAACCGCCCGTATGGGGATTTGAATTACGAGTGGTACCAGAAAAGCATCGATGTATCCGCCCTGTCGTTTCACAAGATGATGCACGTGGCCGAAAAAATGGATGCCATCAACGAATGGGGTTCGGTGGTTGCCCTGAGCTACATTGCGGCTCAGCGGACGTTTCCGTTTTATACGGATATGGCCGACGCCAAAGCCGTGCTGGAATCCATCGCCCGGGGCTACGGCTACCGGTACGGTAAAGCCAAAAACGTCCGCGTTAATACCATTTCCCAATCTCCGACGATGACCACGGCGGGTTCGGGCGTTGGCGGTTTTGATGTCTTCTTCCAGTACGCCGAACTGATGTCTCCGCTGGGCAACGCCACCGCCGAAGACTGCGCCAACTACGTTGTTACCCTCTTCAGCGACCTGACCCGCAAAGTGACCATGCAGAACCTGCTGCACGATGGCGGTTTCTCCAGCGTCGGGATTTCGGAAGACATGGCGAACAAAATGATCGAGTTGCAGCAACAACAGCAGCAGCAATAA
- the lon gene encoding endopeptidase La, which translates to MSISNRNKYDTQLWLAESDLDNLEIVPLGSADDADEDYIVPSDLSILPVRNTVLFPGMVIPVTVGRQKSIKLVKKAYKGNRIIGVVAQSNQQKDEPTADDLYRLGTVAYIIKMITLPDGNITIIIQGKKRFEIVNFLQEEPYLTANVRQIDDHFPNPNRKESKALIQSLKESAYKILRLNPEIPQEARIALDNIESPMFLMHFLSSNIEGEVADKQKLLETTEGAQQATLLLEFMLRQIQLLELKREIQTKASSDIDQQQRDYFLRQQIKVLQDELGMDSPDRDLEEIRLRAARKKWPASVHAHFDKELNKLQRINPMAPEYPVTMNYIELLVDLPWSEYSKDNFDLKRAQKILDSDHFGLEKVKERIIEYLAVLKLKNDRAFEGMKAPILCLYGPPGVGKTSLGRSLAKALGRKYIRMALGGVHDEAEIRGHRKTYIGAMPGKIIQNIKKADSSNPVFILDEIDKVSSDFRGDPSSALLEVLDPEQNSTFIDNYLEVEYDLSKILFIATANSLDTIHPALRDRMEIIELTGYTVEEKIQIAKKYLIPKQRKEHGLKPKDLVVDDKAIQRIIEGYTRESGVRTLEQKIGALVRKVAKSIALEEDYPKTIKPADVAKMLGAEIFDRDLYSDDDIAGIVTGLAWTQVGGEILFIESSLSRGKGNLTLSGQLGDVMKESAITALSYLKAHSEQLGIDYNIFNHYDLHVHIPAGAVPKDGPSAGITMLTSMASIFTQRRVRPFLAMTGEVTLRGKVLPVGGIKEKILAANRAGVKEILLCSKNRKDVEEINPSYIKDLTFHYVDTVDQVLETALLPQQVSKPMKFVFPKDKEKEIESTPEKVTVL; encoded by the coding sequence ATGAGTATAAGTAATAGAAATAAATACGATACCCAATTATGGCTGGCTGAGTCGGATCTGGACAATCTCGAAATTGTTCCGCTGGGCTCAGCGGATGACGCCGACGAAGATTATATTGTACCCAGCGACCTGTCTATCCTTCCCGTCCGGAACACCGTACTGTTTCCGGGGATGGTGATTCCCGTGACGGTCGGACGGCAAAAGTCGATTAAATTAGTTAAGAAGGCTTATAAAGGAAATCGCATCATTGGCGTCGTTGCGCAGTCGAATCAGCAGAAAGATGAGCCAACGGCCGACGATCTTTACCGCCTGGGCACCGTAGCCTATATTATTAAGATGATTACCCTGCCCGACGGTAACATTACCATCATTATCCAGGGTAAGAAGCGGTTTGAGATTGTTAATTTCCTGCAGGAAGAGCCGTATCTGACGGCCAATGTGCGGCAAATTGACGACCACTTTCCCAATCCGAACCGCAAGGAGTCGAAAGCCCTGATTCAATCCCTGAAAGAATCAGCTTATAAAATTCTGCGTTTAAACCCGGAGATTCCGCAGGAAGCCCGGATTGCACTGGATAACATCGAAAGCCCGATGTTTCTGATGCACTTCCTTTCGTCGAACATTGAGGGCGAAGTGGCCGACAAGCAGAAATTACTGGAAACCACCGAAGGCGCCCAACAAGCCACGCTTTTGCTGGAGTTCATGCTGCGCCAAATCCAGTTGCTGGAACTGAAGCGCGAAATCCAGACCAAAGCCAGCTCGGATATTGACCAGCAGCAGCGCGACTATTTTCTGCGGCAACAAATCAAAGTTCTGCAGGATGAACTCGGGATGGACAGCCCCGACCGCGATCTGGAAGAAATTCGGCTTCGGGCGGCCCGGAAAAAGTGGCCAGCTTCGGTTCATGCCCATTTTGATAAGGAGCTGAACAAACTCCAGCGGATTAACCCGATGGCGCCGGAATATCCGGTCACCATGAATTACATCGAACTGCTGGTTGACCTTCCGTGGAGCGAGTATTCAAAAGATAACTTCGATCTGAAACGGGCGCAGAAAATACTGGACAGCGACCACTTCGGACTGGAGAAAGTGAAGGAACGGATCATTGAATACCTGGCCGTTCTGAAACTGAAAAATGACCGCGCTTTCGAAGGTATGAAAGCCCCGATTTTGTGTCTGTATGGTCCTCCGGGCGTTGGTAAAACGTCGCTGGGCCGATCGTTAGCCAAGGCGCTGGGCCGTAAATACATTCGGATGGCACTGGGCGGGGTTCATGACGAAGCCGAAATCCGGGGCCACCGCAAAACATACATCGGTGCTATGCCGGGTAAAATCATTCAGAATATTAAAAAAGCCGATTCATCGAACCCGGTTTTTATCCTGGATGAAATTGACAAGGTTAGTTCGGATTTCCGTGGAGATCCGTCATCGGCCCTGCTTGAAGTGCTCGATCCGGAACAGAATTCGACGTTCATCGACAATTATCTTGAAGTCGAATACGACCTCTCAAAGATTTTGTTCATTGCAACGGCCAACTCGCTTGACACCATTCATCCGGCCCTCCGCGACCGGATGGAAATCATTGAGTTGACGGGCTATACCGTTGAAGAAAAGATTCAGATTGCCAAGAAATACCTGATTCCGAAACAACGGAAAGAACACGGTTTGAAGCCCAAAGACCTGGTGGTCGACGACAAGGCCATTCAGCGGATTATTGAAGGCTATACCCGTGAATCCGGCGTTCGGACGCTGGAGCAGAAGATCGGGGCGCTCGTCCGCAAGGTTGCGAAATCCATTGCGCTGGAAGAAGACTATCCGAAAACCATCAAACCGGCGGATGTGGCCAAAATGCTGGGTGCTGAAATTTTCGACCGGGACCTGTATTCTGACGACGACATTGCCGGTATTGTGACGGGCCTGGCCTGGACGCAGGTCGGTGGTGAAATTCTCTTTATCGAATCGAGCCTGAGCCGCGGCAAAGGGAATCTGACCCTCTCGGGTCAGTTGGGCGATGTCATGAAGGAATCGGCGATTACGGCATTGTCGTACCTGAAAGCGCACTCGGAGCAGCTGGGCATCGATTACAACATCTTTAACCATTACGATCTGCACGTTCACATTCCAGCCGGGGCTGTACCAAAAGATGGCCCTTCGGCGGGTATTACGATGCTCACGTCGATGGCATCAATTTTTACCCAGCGCCGTGTGCGGCCGTTCCTGGCGATGACGGGTGAGGTTACACTCCGGGGGAAGGTGTTGCCCGTTGGTGGTATCAAAGAGAAGATTCTGGCGGCCAACCGCGCGGGCGTGAAAGAGATTCTGCTCTGCTCGAAAAACCGCAAGGATGTAGAAGAAATTAACCCAAGCTATATCAAGGATCTGACGTTTCATTACGTCGATACCGTCGATCAGGTACTGGAAACGGCTTTGCTGCCGCAGCAGGTTTCCAAACCTATGAAGTTTGTTTTTCCGAAGGATAAAGAGAAGGAAATCGAATCGACTCCCGAGAAGGTAACGGTTTTGTAG
- a CDS encoding RsmB/NOP family class I SAM-dependent RNA methyltransferase produces MIDTLLPTPFRQRMQQQLGVDYPAFQTALQQPPPVSIRVNPQKKILLTTALNPVPWCADGYYLPERPVFTLDPLFQAGAFYVQEASSMLLAEAVRQTVRLQRPLRVLDLCAAPGGKSTLLASLLNSDSLLVCNEVIRSRVPVLKENLEKWGFPNVAVSNHDPADFKPLNGFFDLVLVDAPCSGEGLFRKDPEAMQEWSEENVRICAARQQRILAAAAPLLCDDGLLFYSTCTYNDAENSQNAEWLSANGFENVTLDLPSIWGIVDKVVDKTVGYQCYPHRVQGEGFFLSVFKKKQRSSPSMPVPRAFRSLKPVRNWQEKILQSFLKQPGDFSFYVKPNGDIFAIPEALSADLRILDAALSNKGFGLEMGTFKGDDFIPSHALALSTAIADTLPAIDLTKEDAVRYFKKENLALAEPVKGWLLARYEGLNLGWLKGVGNRVNNYLPKEWRIRMDIKEY; encoded by the coding sequence ATGATTGATACGCTGTTACCCACGCCCTTTCGTCAACGAATGCAGCAGCAATTGGGTGTCGATTACCCAGCCTTTCAAACGGCGCTGCAACAACCCCCTCCGGTAAGTATTCGGGTTAATCCGCAGAAGAAAATTCTGTTGACTACGGCGTTGAATCCGGTACCCTGGTGCGCTGATGGCTATTATCTACCGGAGCGACCGGTTTTCACGCTCGATCCTCTGTTTCAGGCCGGTGCTTTTTACGTTCAGGAGGCCTCTTCCATGTTGCTGGCGGAAGCGGTGCGGCAAACCGTCCGGCTTCAGCGGCCGCTGCGTGTTCTGGATCTGTGCGCGGCCCCCGGTGGGAAAAGCACGCTGCTGGCTTCCCTGCTTAATTCGGACAGCCTGCTGGTCTGCAACGAGGTAATTCGTAGCCGGGTGCCGGTTTTAAAGGAAAACCTTGAGAAGTGGGGCTTTCCAAACGTGGCGGTCAGCAACCACGACCCGGCGGACTTCAAACCCCTAAATGGCTTCTTTGACCTGGTGCTGGTTGATGCCCCCTGCTCGGGCGAAGGGCTATTCCGGAAAGACCCCGAAGCCATGCAGGAATGGTCGGAAGAGAACGTCCGGATTTGCGCGGCCCGCCAGCAGCGGATCCTGGCGGCTGCGGCTCCCCTGCTGTGCGACGATGGCCTGCTGTTCTACAGCACCTGCACCTATAATGACGCGGAAAATTCACAAAACGCCGAATGGCTGAGCGCTAACGGTTTCGAAAACGTTACCCTGGATTTGCCGTCAATATGGGGAATTGTGGATAAGGTTGTGGATAAAACCGTAGGCTACCAATGTTATCCACACCGGGTGCAGGGCGAAGGCTTTTTCCTGAGCGTGTTTAAGAAAAAACAACGATCCAGCCCATCCATGCCCGTGCCCCGCGCATTCCGGTCGCTGAAGCCCGTTCGCAACTGGCAGGAAAAAATCCTGCAGTCCTTTCTGAAACAGCCCGGCGACTTTTCGTTCTACGTCAAACCCAACGGCGACATCTTTGCCATCCCGGAGGCCCTCTCAGCCGATCTGCGGATCCTGGATGCGGCTTTGTCCAACAAAGGTTTCGGGCTGGAAATGGGCACGTTTAAGGGGGATGACTTCATACCGTCGCACGCACTGGCCCTGAGCACCGCCATTGCCGACACTCTTCCGGCCATTGATCTGACGAAAGAAGACGCCGTACGGTATTTCAAGAAGGAAAACCTGGCGCTGGCGGAGCCCGTCAAAGGCTGGCTGCTGGCCCGCTATGAAGGACTGAACCTGGGCTGGCTCAAAGGAGTGGGCAACCGGGTTAATAATTACCTGCCGAAAGAATGGCGCATTCGTATGGACATCAAAGAATATTAG
- a CDS encoding SusC/RagA family TonB-linked outer membrane protein has translation MLKRLLMASLCLLGTVGITLAQNRTITGKVTSGEDSSPLPGVNIVVKGTSRGATSDVNGTYTLNVPDNAATLSFSFIGFKTTDVSIGNRSTVDVVLEPDASTLQEVVVTALGISREKKALNYAVQELKQEKLNIARDQNVANALAGKIAGVQVLGQSGAKFGSPSIRIRGVNSLTGGDPLYVVDGTPTDVSQVNMDDVENLSVLKGPSATALYGNRASAGVIVITTKRAKAGETKLDINHSTTLDMVGMLPNYQNEYGGGYSQDWATFEFDPKIHPASWADYQGQRILDYSADESWGPRIDNQPHRSAFSWQQGPQFGQLTPYSANPNNVRDFFAKPISNNTNIAFSRGTEAFQSRISYSHIINNGIIPNSSQTRDFISAKNTIKFGSKLSANLNINYTAFKTNNLPADRYGSSGGTTPSNSPLGISNATLNGYNQTVGSFNQWFQRQLSIDDLRNYRNPDGTFRSWNIGGPTDARPKYWDSPYTQVYENTNTNRSDRLFGDLGLTYEFTPFLKASATVRRDQNYFNQESRVAQGTLNAGGLGAYATFGASARENNYEALVSYNQEIADWSLVANVGGNIRYNRIEGQLQATVGGLSAPNFYNIAASINRPIANNYLYERQVNSLFGNVSVGYKDFVFVEASIRNDWASTLPKANNSYLYPSISAGLVFSELIPQNNILSYGKIRAGYAQVGTDVGPYQTALAYSSGTAYGSNATLFLPGTLPNAGLQPGLSSSYEGGIDLRFLNNRLGFEFTAYRNDNKNQIIPIPVTPTSGYTNAVINAGLIQTSGLELHINAVPVRSASGFTWEFDINLDRNRSKVVKLQDGLTNYQIDGPQWRTLTLNAREGQDWGLLVGQGIKKDANGNRMVYGSGSNAGLYIKEENVPLGSVLPKFKGGFLNTFTYKGLSLRVNADFIAGGKFFSTTKMFNNYSGLGAETAGLNELGKPLRDDPATGGGVLLEGVTEDGQPNTTRVDAQTLYEGWLFALNEYWIYDKSYIKMREIALGYNLPKNILGKFIKSANISLIARNPFLIYSAVGGGIDISESETLWYEGGQLPPVRSFGVNLRLGL, from the coding sequence ATGTTAAAACGTTTACTGATGGCCTCGCTGTGCCTACTTGGTACAGTGGGCATCACTCTTGCCCAAAATCGTACGATTACGGGGAAGGTGACCTCAGGCGAAGACAGCTCTCCCCTTCCCGGTGTTAACATTGTGGTAAAGGGAACCTCCCGCGGAGCTACATCCGATGTCAACGGTACTTACACGCTCAACGTACCGGACAATGCCGCAACTTTATCGTTCTCCTTCATTGGATTTAAGACAACCGACGTTTCGATCGGTAACCGTTCTACCGTTGATGTCGTACTGGAACCGGATGCTTCAACGCTCCAGGAAGTGGTGGTTACGGCCCTTGGTATCTCGCGGGAAAAGAAAGCCCTTAACTATGCGGTTCAGGAACTGAAACAGGAGAAACTGAACATCGCCCGTGATCAGAACGTAGCCAATGCACTAGCCGGTAAAATTGCCGGTGTACAGGTTCTGGGTCAGTCAGGGGCTAAATTTGGTAGCCCGAGCATCCGGATCCGGGGTGTCAACTCGCTGACGGGCGGAGATCCGCTGTACGTTGTCGATGGAACGCCGACCGATGTAAGCCAGGTGAACATGGACGATGTGGAAAACCTCTCCGTTCTGAAAGGACCTTCGGCCACGGCTCTGTACGGTAACCGGGCTTCTGCCGGGGTAATTGTCATCACGACCAAGCGCGCTAAAGCGGGTGAAACCAAGCTGGATATCAACCACAGCACAACGCTTGATATGGTAGGTATGCTGCCGAATTACCAGAACGAATACGGTGGTGGTTATTCTCAGGACTGGGCAACGTTTGAATTTGATCCCAAGATTCACCCGGCTTCCTGGGCTGACTACCAAGGACAGCGCATATTGGATTACTCCGCTGACGAAAGCTGGGGGCCCCGGATTGATAATCAACCGCACCGTTCGGCTTTTTCGTGGCAGCAAGGACCACAGTTCGGTCAATTGACGCCTTACTCGGCCAACCCGAACAACGTGCGTGATTTCTTCGCCAAGCCGATCAGCAACAACACAAACATTGCTTTCTCGCGCGGCACGGAAGCGTTCCAAAGCCGGATTTCGTACTCGCACATTATCAACAACGGTATTATTCCGAATTCATCGCAAACCCGCGATTTCATAAGCGCAAAAAATACGATCAAGTTTGGCAGCAAGTTGTCGGCCAACCTGAACATCAATTACACGGCGTTCAAAACGAACAACCTACCGGCTGACCGTTACGGTTCTTCGGGGGGTACGACGCCTTCCAATAGCCCGCTGGGGATTTCTAACGCAACGCTGAACGGGTACAACCAAACCGTTGGTTCATTTAACCAGTGGTTCCAGCGTCAGCTGAGCATTGATGATCTGCGTAACTACAGAAACCCGGATGGTACATTCCGGAGCTGGAACATCGGCGGTCCCACCGACGCGCGTCCAAAATACTGGGACAGCCCGTATACGCAGGTGTATGAAAATACAAACACCAACCGGAGCGACAGGCTGTTCGGTGACTTGGGCTTAACGTATGAATTTACGCCATTCTTGAAGGCTTCGGCCACGGTTCGTCGCGATCAGAACTACTTTAACCAGGAATCACGCGTTGCGCAGGGAACTCTGAACGCCGGTGGGCTGGGTGCTTATGCAACGTTTGGAGCAAGCGCCCGGGAAAACAACTACGAAGCACTGGTAAGCTACAACCAGGAAATTGCAGACTGGTCACTGGTTGCAAACGTAGGGGGTAACATCCGTTACAACCGGATTGAAGGTCAGCTTCAGGCAACCGTGGGTGGTCTTTCTGCACCGAACTTCTACAACATTGCCGCTTCAATCAACCGGCCAATAGCGAACAATTACTTGTATGAGCGGCAGGTAAACAGCCTTTTTGGAAACGTAAGCGTTGGATACAAAGACTTTGTTTTTGTGGAAGCTTCCATTCGGAATGACTGGGCATCAACCCTGCCGAAAGCTAACAACTCGTACCTGTATCCTTCCATCTCTGCGGGTCTGGTGTTCTCCGAGCTCATTCCGCAGAACAACATCTTGTCCTACGGTAAAATTCGCGCGGGTTATGCACAGGTTGGTACTGACGTAGGACCTTACCAAACGGCCCTGGCGTATAGCTCCGGTACGGCTTACGGCAGCAACGCTACGTTGTTTCTGCCCGGAACGCTGCCAAACGCTGGTCTGCAGCCCGGTTTATCATCATCGTATGAAGGAGGGATTGACCTGCGTTTCCTGAACAACCGACTGGGCTTTGAATTTACGGCCTATCGCAACGACAACAAGAACCAGATTATTCCGATCCCGGTTACACCGACTAGCGGTTATACCAATGCCGTTATCAACGCCGGTCTGATTCAAACCAGCGGTCTGGAATTGCATATTAACGCCGTTCCGGTTCGTTCCGCTTCGGGCTTCACCTGGGAATTTGATATCAACCTGGACCGCAACCGTTCGAAAGTTGTCAAACTGCAGGATGGCTTAACCAACTACCAGATTGATGGTCCGCAGTGGCGTACATTGACCTTGAACGCCCGCGAAGGCCAAGACTGGGGCTTGCTGGTTGGCCAGGGAATCAAGAAAGATGCAAACGGGAACCGCATGGTATACGGCAGCGGCTCCAACGCCGGCTTGTATATCAAGGAAGAAAACGTACCCCTGGGTTCGGTTCTGCCGAAATTCAAAGGTGGTTTCCTGAACACATTTACGTATAAAGGGCTGTCTTTGCGTGTTAACGCCGACTTCATTGCGGGTGGTAAATTCTTCTCGACGACCAAGATGTTCAACAACTACTCTGGTCTGGGTGCCGAAACCGCTGGCCTGAACGAGTTGGGCAAGCCGTTGCGTGATGATCCGGCCACGGGCGGTGGTGTTTTGTTAGAAGGTGTAACCGAAGACGGTCAGCCGAACACCACGCGGGTTGATGCACAGACTCTCTACGAAGGCTGGCTGTTTGCCCTGAACGAGTACTGGATTTACGACAAGTCTTACATCAAAATGCGGGAAATCGCTCTGGGTTACAACCTGCCCAAAAACATACTCGGTAAGTTTATCAAATCAGCCAACATCTCGCTGATTGCCCGTAACCCGTTCCTGATTTACAGCGCTGTTGGTGGTGGTATCGACATCTCAGAATCAGAGACTTTGTGGTACGAAGGTGGCCAGTTGCCGCCGGTTCGCTCGTTCGGTGTCAACCTGCGTCTTGGCCTCTAA
- a CDS encoding DUF6702 family protein: MLGLSASKPAHPVHTSVTQMQYNAAEKTFEVSLRVFTDDLEEALTKENNNQRVRLNDKDANNPLVERYIRRHFGLANSSRQRKPFRYLGKEQEMEATWIYVEVPYSEPVEGSVLQQSLLTELFDDQVNLVNVSYLSQKKTVLFRKSNTQQVLTW, encoded by the coding sequence TTGCTTGGCTTATCGGCCAGCAAGCCGGCGCATCCGGTGCATACCAGCGTTACACAAATGCAGTACAATGCCGCGGAGAAGACTTTTGAGGTAAGTTTGCGAGTCTTCACCGACGACCTGGAAGAAGCCTTAACCAAAGAAAACAACAACCAGCGCGTCCGGCTGAACGATAAAGACGCCAACAATCCGCTGGTGGAGCGCTACATTCGCAGGCATTTCGGGCTGGCCAACTCCAGCCGTCAACGCAAACCATTCCGCTACCTGGGAAAAGAGCAGGAAATGGAGGCCACCTGGATTTACGTAGAAGTTCCTTACAGCGAACCCGTTGAAGGAAGCGTTCTGCAACAGTCCCTGCTGACTGAATTGTTCGATGATCAGGTTAATCTGGTCAATGTGTCATACCTGTCACAAAAGAAAACCGTTTTGTTCCGCAAAAGCAACACGCAGCAGGTTCTAACCTGGTAA